In Planktothrix serta PCC 8927, a single window of DNA contains:
- a CDS encoding vWA domain-containing protein, which produces MNNFFEKLRQKLSKPILFGLYGALGCLGAATILGEPLLLLTKLPPTVDQTPLAILLLIDTSGSMNDDGKLQEVKAAAQAFVQRQDLSENRLAVFGFGSNIQAAALLTDNKSVLEQAIAQISDGGGTNMDQAILAATQELQSTSHKRNILLFTDGQPGHAGTNLNREQAKTLAAGETAASQGINLVAVATGDADTNFLARLTGDPSLVFYVNSGDFDQAFRQAEKAIYSSQLVESGPTGNYSVVYSVLRIGGWTALLAIGTSLALIVGQNHYLRRRLLTPKQAGMGFTGSLIAGLVAGGVGQLLFIPVAGIPILAIGGRIIGWAILGSLVGGGMSLFVPNLQRGRALQGGAMGGATGAIGFLIISAVSGDLVGRLIGAAIIGFFIGLMIALIEQFSRESWLIVYWTPSEQTKINLGAEPVLLGSSENNHIYLRKSQGYPPITAKIYTEGEKIIMEFDEEMKERGMKILKQELHDGEQRKLGDVTLEVRTANSNITKQLADS; this is translated from the coding sequence ATGAACAACTTCTTTGAAAAACTTAGACAAAAACTAAGCAAACCTATACTGTTTGGCTTATATGGTGCATTGGGTTGTTTAGGGGCTGCAACGATATTGGGTGAACCTCTATTACTATTAACAAAACTTCCGCCTACTGTTGATCAAACGCCCTTAGCAATTCTGCTATTAATTGATACTTCGGGTAGTATGAATGATGATGGCAAACTGCAAGAAGTTAAAGCCGCTGCTCAAGCTTTTGTACAACGGCAAGATTTATCAGAAAATCGTCTGGCTGTGTTTGGTTTTGGGAGTAATATTCAAGCGGCTGCGCTTTTAACTGATAATAAATCAGTTTTAGAACAAGCGATCGCTCAAATTTCCGATGGTGGCGGTACGAATATGGATCAGGCTATCCTCGCGGCGACTCAAGAACTCCAGTCAACCTCCCACAAGCGCAATATTCTGCTGTTTACCGATGGACAACCTGGTCATGCTGGGACTAACCTCAACCGAGAACAAGCGAAAACCTTGGCGGCGGGGGAAACGGCTGCATCACAAGGGATTAACTTAGTTGCGGTGGCTACAGGGGATGCAGATACTAATTTTCTGGCTCGACTCACAGGCGACCCTTCCCTGGTGTTCTATGTCAACTCCGGTGACTTCGATCAAGCCTTCCGACAAGCCGAAAAAGCCATATATAGCAGTCAATTAGTCGAATCTGGCCCAACGGGAAATTATAGTGTTGTTTACTCAGTTTTACGGATAGGCGGGTGGACAGCACTTTTGGCCATTGGTACATCCCTGGCCTTAATTGTAGGTCAAAACCATTATCTCCGTCGCCGTCTTCTGACTCCCAAACAAGCGGGTATGGGTTTTACAGGGAGTTTAATCGCTGGACTGGTGGCCGGAGGAGTCGGTCAACTGCTGTTTATCCCCGTTGCGGGTATTCCGATTTTGGCCATTGGGGGCAGAATCATCGGTTGGGCCATTTTAGGCTCCCTCGTCGGAGGAGGAATGTCTTTGTTTGTGCCTAATTTGCAAAGAGGACGGGCTTTACAAGGAGGAGCAATGGGTGGGGCGACTGGAGCCATTGGATTTTTAATTATTTCTGCGGTATCGGGTGATTTAGTCGGGCGATTAATTGGGGCGGCAATTATTGGATTTTTTATTGGTTTAATGATCGCTTTAATTGAACAATTTAGTCGTGAATCTTGGTTAATTGTGTATTGGACTCCTAGCGAACAAACGAAGATCAATTTAGGAGCAGAACCTGTTTTATTAGGTAGTTCAGAAAACAACCATATTTACCTGAGAAAAAGTCAAGGATATCCTCCAATTACTGCCAAAATTTACACAGAAGGGGAAAAAATTATTATGGAATTTGACGAGGAAATGAAGGAAAGGGGGATGAAAATTCTTAAACAAGAACTCCATGACGGGGAGCAACGAAAATTAGGAGATGTCACCCTAGAAGTTAGAACTGCTAACAGCAATATTACTAAACAATTAGCAGATTCTTAA
- the crr gene encoding PTS glucose transporter subunit IIA codes for MGLFDKLKTLVSDDRSDTRGIEIFAPLSGEIVPIEDVPDVVFAEKIVGDGIAIKPTGNKMVAPCNGTIGKIFEANHAFSIESDTGIEVFVHFGIDTTELRGEGFTRIAEEGQTVKVGDTILEFDLALLEEKAKSTITPVVISNLDEIKELIKMSGSVTAGETPVLRLVK; via the coding sequence ACAGATCTGACACCAGAGGTATAGAAATTTTTGCACCACTTTCTGGTGAAATCGTTCCTATTGAAGATGTCCCGGATGTGGTTTTCGCAGAGAAGATTGTAGGTGATGGTATTGCTATCAAGCCGACTGGTAACAAGATGGTTGCTCCTTGCAATGGCACTATTGGCAAGATATTTGAAGCAAACCATGCCTTTTCTATTGAATCAGATACTGGTATCGAGGTATTTGTACACTTTGGTATTGATACCACAGAACTAAGAGGTGAAGGTTTCACCCGTATCGCTGAAGAAGGTCAAACTGTAAAAGTGGGTGATACTATTCTTGAATTTGATTTAGCTCTTTTAGAAGAAAAAGCAAAATCAACTATAACCCCGGTTGTTATCTCTAATTTGGATGAAATTAAAGAGCTGATCAAAATGTCTGGTAGTGTTACCGCTGGTGAAACTCCTGTTTTAAGGTTGGTAAAATAA